Proteins encoded by one window of Bacteroidota bacterium:
- a CDS encoding OsmC family protein, with the protein MKVSLKRIDDAFHFEGRNEDGRTVHYDAAEKIGGHNKGVRPMQTLLMSMAACSAIDVVSILKKQKQEIKSFEVEVEGEREHVKGAAVFTTVKAHFIFSGKIESEKAKRAVELSIEKYCSVAKTLRMAGAKVEYKVSVNEKKI; encoded by the coding sequence ATGAAAGTTTCTCTCAAACGGATTGACGATGCTTTTCATTTTGAAGGCAGGAATGAAGATGGACGAACTGTTCACTATGATGCAGCAGAAAAAATTGGCGGGCATAACAAGGGCGTTCGACCGATGCAAACCTTGCTGATGTCAATGGCTGCCTGCAGCGCGATTGATGTGGTTTCTATTCTGAAAAAACAAAAACAGGAAATAAAATCGTTTGAAGTGGAAGTAGAAGGCGAAAGGGAGCACGTGAAAGGTGCAGCCGTTTTTACAACTGTGAAAGCGCACTTTATTTTTTCAGGAAAAATTGAATCCGAAAAAGCAAAGCGAGCCGTTGAACTTTCGATAGAGAAATATTGTTCGGTGGCAAAAACATTGCGGATGGCAGGAGCAAAGGTTGAATATAAAGTTTCAGTGAATGAAAAAAAGATTTGA
- a CDS encoding PLP-dependent transferase has product MKKRFETIAVRTRVKQTQEKENSSPLFLTSGFTFDSGEEMRAVFAEEKAGNIYSRFSNPGVKELEDKMALLEGTEAAYATATGMAAVFASFMAFLKTGDHIISARAIFGSTHTMLVKYFPKWGI; this is encoded by the coding sequence ATGAAAAAAAGATTTGAAACCATAGCCGTCCGCACGCGCGTGAAGCAAACGCAGGAGAAAGAAAATTCTTCTCCTCTGTTTCTCACCTCCGGTTTCACCTTTGATTCAGGAGAAGAAATGCGCGCGGTGTTTGCCGAAGAAAAAGCAGGAAATATTTACAGCCGCTTTTCAAATCCGGGCGTAAAAGAGTTGGAAGATAAAATGGCGCTGCTCGAAGGAACGGAAGCCGCCTACGCCACCGCAACGGGAATGGCTGCTGTGTTCGCAAGTTTCATGGCATTTCTGAAAACAGGAGACCATATTATTTCCGCACGCGCAATTTTCGGAAGCACGCATACCATGCTCGTAAAATATTTTCCGAAGTGGGGCATT